GGAAACAGCACTTCGGTCTCTGTTTCATAAAGTGGCACTGCATGCTCCAATGTCTTAAAAACAAGAGACCTACAACCCaccaaataaaactaaaataagaaggcacatctaaatatttttttttaagtactaaTAAGAggacaaatataaattttgctAATATACGATAAGCCTATTCAGTTCTCAGAAAGAACATGTAACAGGAAATCCCCATTCCTGTTAGGGTAACTAAAACCTACACACTTTGCCCAAATGCATCACATCTCCACCAACAATATTAGAGTCCTTCTTTCCTCTTCAACAATATCGAGGGTCTTCTTCCCTCCCTCATTAAACAAGGCCGCCAGGAAAATTATCAGGCTATCAGCAACTCCACCCCCGCTACTTATCTTTGTAATCTCTAGAGTGAAATTGCACAAACTCATCAAGAGGGGAGAAACTCTAAGAGAGTAATCCAGTCATAGGTCCTCTCGCATATCTGGCTTCCTCCTGGCCTGCAAAGCTAGCCGTGCATCTCTCTCCCGCTCAAACTCCCGGTAATCTGTTCGCTGCAAAAATGATACCTTTTCCAAATACTGGTTTGAGCTCTTTTTGTAAGCATCCAACTCATCTTCCAAGCCCTTGTTTTCTTCCTTGAACTCCCCCCAATCCTGTTTTGTCTTGTCAAGCACACTGAGCTTTTGTTTCTTCTTGATTTGTTCAAGCACTGCATCAACAGCAGAAGGTGCGGGACCTTTGGCTTTTTCAGAAGCTTCCTTTGAATCAGCATCAACAAGCTTCTTAACTTCAATTTCTTGGCCGGCAAAGTCCCGAACCTCGGTGATCTATAGAAGGAGATAAATGTGTAAACATATAACTAACGATTGACCATAAACAAAATGGGGGTATTCACCAACGTAACCACCAAAACACATGAAAGAATTTCCCATACTTTCTAGCAATCTATGCCCATGGAAATTGATCTAAATGCACAGGCAGTCTTGGCATAATTTCCAGTGTTTTCGAGCTAATTAGCAGAAGGCCAGAACTGATAGTTAATGTGTTAAAGTCTACCTGctaattatttaaacaaaactacttataaaaaaaaaaactatttaaacaaAACTGGTTCTCAAAGAAATTAGGAACTAGACTAAGAAGCAAAAGTCCACCTTAATATTATCAACACAAACCACACCCATTTGTAGCCACAGTGATTTCAAGACTATGAAGGCAATAGGAAATACCAGAACATGAACAAATATCGGAGTAGGCCAATTAAAAAGAAGGTACTAATCAAAGAAGTGCTTACCTCAACTTTCCCCCAGCCAGCTGCAATAGCCGTAGCATCCTTAACAGCAGAAagtgcagcagcagcagcaagcCTCTTGGCCTCATCACTCGTGCTGTCCTGCATGACACTAGGTTCCTTATGTGGTAAAACATGTCTGAGGGATCCTGTATTTGGTGCCAGTCCCAGATATGCCATCCAATTCTATGAAATAAAAACCaagcaaaaagaaataaacagaTGATCTCTAGGCAGGTATTGGACAAGTAATTCCATTATTGAAAATACCATCTACGACAGTTCCATTAGAGAGAGCATAATGATActcttacaactattttacaactcatttatAACCAACCAATGTGATAGtgccacttcattaaaaatactaaggtttttttttttgtttgaatttcaaatttaacaTAACTACCCCTCCAAATAAAAGCAAGTTGTAAAAAGAgttgtatatcattactcttaaaagaataaaatcctCACCTTGGATGACTTCTTTGTTTTCTTACTCTCGGATGAACTACGCTTGTTTGGAAAACTTTTGAGTGTCTTAGTAGGTACGCCTTTATTCATCTGTTCCCACATAGCATCTACCCGAGCTTTAATTTCTAGCATTATGAAATGAATACATTGCTTTGTTAAGAATAGCCCTTCATTTCCTGAAGAATACAAAATCATAAATACCCACCATTTTCTTCAGGTTTTGTCTCAGATTTCGAAGTGGGATCAGTTGCTTTTGCAGATTCATTTGATACACCATCCCTTTCATTTAGAGTACCTGAAAAGCAAAATGCAATTGGTTATGAGAGGAAACAAATAACACCCATAATATGCGCGATTGGACTCCTGAATTAATTATTCGGATCATAAAACTCTTATGCAATGAAGATTTTGGATAAGAATGAAATATGCCATTTCCTTTCTAAACATCCAAGATGACAGCAGGTCTAGCAAGGACAAGTACTCATTagcaattattaataaaaatatatctagctgctcttgtatatgtccggTGTACACAGGCTATTATCACCTATccctattatcaataaaaatttatttaccaatcataaatataaaaatatatttagttcATTTTATCATATCACCATTCTTCGGAGGTTTGGATTTAACCAACTGTAGCCTTGTGGGTGTACAATTAACCACATTGTAGAGGAACAAAATGGCTAGAGACTAGAGTCTTCCAATATCTGTAGTTCCAGACAATCACAattgatgagttaagattaattGTAAGCAGATTCCaattaatgtataaacattcacaAAGCAAACAATCTAGTTGAACATATTCTTCTGATCCAACTACTGCCACTTGAATAGAAcctgggagagagagagagagagagagagagagagagatggtgaaTTGATTAGTCTAGGATGTGCCTGCACTAAATAGAAAAGTAACTTAAGTTTCATTCCACTCTTAAACGCCCTCATCTAATTTCCATACTAACTTTTACGAGAAGACCATTAATCTTTCACAATACAGTAAAATAACTAAGATATAATAAGCTGCAGACACATGAACGCAAACCCTGTATCAAGGATTCGAAAGCAGTTGTAAAACGAAGTTCTCATTAACTAAAATCGTCCAATGAACTGGTATAATGCAAAAGAAGTTGCAAAATCGACTTCTTTTGCCAAAAAGGAATTCCAATAGTAATATTCTACAATCGTATTCCGAAGCCATTGCAATTAATTATCTCTAATATTTTAAGATTGGGTTACTATCGAGTAAAGGCCCAACTCTATAGCTCATGCAACTTCGGCTACCAAAAGatacaggaaaagaaaaaaaaaaaaaaaaaaattcatcttgaAGGCAACTCAAAATAAGTGCAATCACGAAAAGAAACCGAGTCTGAGTTGAGTCGCTAAAATTAAACCCGTTTAGCTTAAAATCGTTATGACCGCGATGTATGTATTTTACACGGGGAAAAAAGGATCTCCTAATGTTCCAGGAAAACATACAGAGCccgaaaaaaaattattgcgtCGGGAGTTTCATAATGAGATATTAAAACCCAAAAAGGAAATAGAAACTAAAagtataaaaagattaaaagaaaaaggtacCTGTTCCTGAGGTGTGGGATCCGTTCGTTGTAGCCATTAAAGAGAGAGTTCATGGAATGGAAGCAATCTCGCTGCTGATTTAGGGGATTTTGTTCTTACTCCGTCGGATCAGAGTCCGTGATGGGCCATTCCGGGTCGGAGTGATCCGGGCTTTACTCAGTTAGGTTAAGTTTGGTCCGAGCCCAGCCTGGGCCCTAGTATAAGTCCCGTCAAAGCGAAATTATAagtatttaataagaaaaattctactcatcatctttacaccacacaccatacatactttttttttatttttttatcttacaaATATgtagaagaaatcaattagtttagaaagaataaaatcaaaagaaattttaaaaaaattaaaaaataaaaataagtgtgatgtgttgtgtgtgaggatgatgagtagcaaaactaatttaataaagtgatatatttgtttgatcttgataaaattaaatttataaattaacataacttgatatagtatgtcaaattataaaatatttttttactataaaatagatctaatatatcactTCAATACATTATTATGTAAGTTTGCTTTTGTTATCTTCAATAAATAGAATGTTTCAAGATGATAAGTATtcaaaaaatgtcattttctttACTACTATAAAGTCTTACACCTGAGTGACTATAGTGGATCAAGTTCCTTTGAGaaaagtaatgctatatacagtcatggagtgcggctgcacaatcattttgaaaaagagtagagtcttctattaaaaaattatatatatattttcatgtaagtctcgtatttactcacttttttcaaagggattgTACGGCGCTTAcacactccacgactgcaagtatcatttctcctTTAAGAATGTCCTCTAATGATACTATATAATCATCTTCTTACATATTATGATGCAAGAAATATGTTTGATCTACcaacaaaatttacaaaattaaacttaCAAAGTGATGTGGCACAATGTTATATATCATATGGTAAAGCTTTGCTATTAAGTAAATTTGATGCATCATATCAAACCgcattattttgtaaaatctatTTACAGACCCAACAATTTTCGTAAAAcaatcaaataaaagaaaatggattAGTTACACTTAAGGCTCATTTGGATACTAAGAATATTTCAGaatatctatgaataatagtgaaatagtttgtgaatagtagtgaaatgatttaagttaaaatgcttttttgagttttggaaaagcaaagagaaaaggttgaataaaatattataaagttcaaagattgtttgaattttatttttgaattttatttttattttgaaatttaaaaatgttgtatcgttttttatgttttgtttgaaagtttgtgaaaattgtaatgattaggtaattattagataaaaagttgaagatttaaaattgaaaaatattttgtatttgagtgatgcttgtaaataaaatatttgagaatatttgagaacaaTTGTCTTTCCAAATGAGCCCTCAAAAACTACAAATTATCACCTCTTTTTCAAGATTTTGTGCCTGAACTACAAAATACTTAGATATGCATCCTACATTGCTCATATCTTTGACCTTCTTTATGCTCAATTCTGCCAAAGAGGAACTATAACGAACCAGATCATATGATAAGAAACCAGAtcaaagacttttttttatggGCAAGGGAAAATATTGTAGGTGTGGCAACGCTCttcttttgggttttatttttttaattttatttgaaaaatattgttattcgTCCTAAAGTTAATTGTTCTCAGTCACACTTGTTGATTAACACATTTTAACTGTCCATTTACATGTAGACATTGAAAACCACTTGAAGTTTACAGTATCAACAAATGTGACTGAAAATGACAAAATGTAAGATGCATTGACCGGGAAAAGCTTCTTTGAATGCATATAAAAGAAGTTCTTTCCATGGTGGGTGGCCATTGGAAGCTGCACATTAGACAAGTGCATGAGCATGGCCTAAGAGATTGCAGTAACtccaaaaaatctttttataaaaagtacatACGAGACTTGCCAATCCTCATTTTGGCCTGAATTGGTTATGGATGGattatcaaaacagagtagaCCTCTCACATATGTCGCAATCCAAGATTCTTAAAACACTTGTGATTCCTTCAATCTTAATAACGCAGCATGAGCTTCGTCAACCATATATTGTTTGTGGGCAATGACTCAATCTCAAAAGCTGGATGGGCATTCAATCACATTGGTGAAACATATTCAGCCTTTGCAGGCTTTTCTCAATAGACAAATGATTGGGCTCAAAACAAAGTTCAGGTATCTGCAAAGAGTAcagatttatattttatttcaaacaaTATCAATCACCATGGCATAACTAAAATACAGCACAGAAGAGTTCATCAACATCAGTTTCGCATAGCATGTGAGTTCTTCAAATATCACCTATCCATGAAATGGACCTGATTTTACACCTTATGCATAACAAAGCTCCACTGAACAGGCAGCATAACAGGATCAAGGATGAATTGCCTTTTCGATTCAGATTTGAACGGTTGTGGGTTTGTAGTCGATTACAAGGACTTTATCCAACTTGGGAAGGAACAAGTTTGAAAATTCAACATGGGCAGGATGAGCTATATACTCAGCAATACCTTCTGTACTCTCGAAAGTAGACTCAAAAACATGAGTGAAGCCTTGATGCAGGCTTTCAATGCTCACATCCCCGCCCCTGTTagataagaaacaaaaaattgagGGACAAATTTAGGACTTCCCTATCGATCGATTGACGATTCTTGACAGATTATATGCAGTGATCCAGGAAAAGCACTAGCTACTCCATAATGACTAATCAATTTAAAACGAGGAGATATTTACCACCTTATAATCTACTCATTATGTTCGTATTCTCAATTTGGGACTGGGATGTCTCAAGACTCAAATAGAAATCAGGGTTCAAAAGCTCTATGTGCCATCATTAACAAGCCCTAATCACCTTCCCACATCAAATTGCGTTCTTCGTACAGTCTGGGAccataaaatccagaaaatggTTTCGCTCGAAACAATAAAAGAGTCATCTTTGTAAAGATTATGTAACATTATCTAATGGGCTAAAATCTCTTATCCAACTCCCCCATCTAacttttacttgaaaaaaaaaaaaaaaaaaacacaagtagAAAACAAACATGGGATCCAGATCCAAACcagaacaaatgaagaaaactgttttttttttttcccagaagtAGTTGGAAATACTACATCTGAAAGATAATTGAGAGAGTAAATTTACCAGTGGAAGGACTTCAAGGGTTCGACAAGATTGACGAGGTTGGCATAACCCTTGATGAGTTGATCGATCTCGTCCTGTGGCGTTTCATCTTTGAACCTTGCTAATAGAACGTGTTTCACCAATCCCTCCGCTTCCCCCATCTCTCAGACCGACTCTCTTCGGATCCGCCCGTTTCTCCTCTTGGAAGTTATATTAAAATAGCCGGTTTGCACTTGATCTGGTTGTTGGGACTTCTGCCAACTCTTCTGGTGACGATGCGAGATTGTGGGAGGAGCATCTACTCGAAAACAGTTCCTCTTCGAAACGGCCCATCTGCACTTAGCAGAGTAACAGCCCCCAATTATAATTAGACACGTAGAAAAGTGGGCTAAATATACAATACAGAAGTACACACCTGATTACAGCTTGTACCCCTtcgtttaaaagaaaaatctaactGTAAGCGATTATGCATACTAATACGcgcacccattcaatatgattggttagaaagtagattttattgaaaacagtactaatttgaatttagaatataaaagtAACAACATTAGcacgcagattggtacgcaaacttgcttgtacatagcaaaactctcCTTTGGAATCCCTTCCCATTGCGAACAACCCGTACCCCTTCCCCAGATCACAGCTCCATGAACGACAGCAACTGTGAGAAACGTTCGGACGTCGCCACCACCAAGCTTCGTCCCCGCCACCAAGATCCGTCGCCCACCACAGTAGCGTCGCCCCGCCACCAAGCTCCGTCGTCCACCACAAGTTGTCTTCGTAGTTTTAATGCACTCGGCGTCGCACACCACAGTATAAATCATTGCGCCGCCACCAAGCTCCGTCACCCACCAAGTCGTCGCCCACCACAATTCTCGTTGCCCACTCAATGGTTTGATTTTCACCACTTTGTAATTGTTATAGTATGCTTGTAATCTGGGCAATATGTCGGTATTGTGTTGATCATCACATCCATTGAGGCTTTGGGCAGCAAGTGTTTGTAAAAACGACTCAAAGAAATCTAGCTTGGGTGCGTCGATCATCACATCCACTGAAGCACATGTACTAAGTAAATTTTATAAccatgaaattttttatactgTTTTACTAATTCAAATTGGAGAACTACtaattacagttttttttttttttttaaataagaatttgcTAGTTAGCTTCAGATTTGCATGTACTTCATATTGTGCCTAACTTCAGACTTAAAGAAATCTGAATGTATTGCATATTGTGTTTGTAAAAAAGACTTGAAGAAATTTGCATGTATTCCATATTGTGCCTAgcttcagatttttttttccttgcgtTTATCCTTATTTTGTGTTTCTTATTTTGTAACAAAGGACCTAATTTGGAGTTTCGATAGTGATGAAGTTGAGAACATGATGAGTCACACATGTGTAGAACGTGAAGATGTAGAAGTTGTGAACGTGGAAGATATTGTGAATGTGAAAAATCGCGTTCGTATGGATGATGATGTGAATGTAGAAGATGAAGTGAATGTGGAAGATGGAGTCTATGTGGATGATGGAGTCTATGTGGATGATGGAGTCAGTGTGAATGATGAAgtgaatttaatttctttttcgaGTAGTGGTCCTTTGGAGCCATTTATCATTATGATATTTGATGACGTAGAAGACGCCCAAGCATTTTAGAATGCGTATGCAAGATGTCATTCGGACCCATCATACTCAATTGtcaaaagaggagaaaaaactTGTTGCATTTTATCGATATCGGAAGGATTATGACGAGAAATgagcaaacaaaaagaaagaataattctaAAACTTATTGAGACAAAGATTGtatgtaaaataataatgagataaaaaaaaagagggtaAAAAGTGAATAGTATGTAAGTTTGTAATTGAACATAACCACGTGCTACTTACACTGATAAGTACTACTTTGCTTCGTGGACATAGGTGAGTCACACATGTCCAAAAAATACTTATTATGACTTTAAATGAGTTCGGTGTACTGACAAGGAAGATAATATCAGTGTTGAGTAAAGAAGCAGAGGGTGACTTTAACGTTGGTTGTATTGGCAAAGATGTAGAAAATTCACAGATGGTATTGGATCTTTCACGGGTCCAATGAAAGGGCGCCCAAAATCTTTGAGAGCAAAGAACCCAAAAGAGATTCAACCAACGAAGGAAATGCGTTGTAGCATTTACAAAAATGAGGTATATGCTTGGAACAATTGTCCTTCAATGAAGTATTGTAGCTTTTGAATATCATGATTTATTGGTTTTTAATCAAATatctaaactttttatttttggtattttatgtTGTTTATGTAAGGATATTGGGCATATAGCTGTGGTCGATAACTCTAACTTGGATGCTTAATTGAAATTTGCTTATGTATATGATTAagacttttgttttttgttatattatggATATAAGTCCTTAAATGTAATGtgattcttttggttttttgatTAATGTGACAGGAAGGTTATGAAACTTTATGAAACTTGTGAAGCATTTGTGGATTGAAGCTTGTGAAGCTTTCTTTCTGAAGCTTATTCTTTTGGCTTCAAGTGTTTTGAACTTATgtaattatgaatatttaatGGAGGATTGCACTTATGTAATCCTGAACTTGAGTTTTGAAATTCAACTATTAGTTTTGAGTTTATGGGCATCTTATT
Above is a genomic segment from Juglans microcarpa x Juglans regia isolate MS1-56 chromosome 1D, Jm3101_v1.0, whole genome shotgun sequence containing:
- the LOC121237915 gene encoding craniofacial development protein 1 isoform X1; this translates as MATTNGSHTSGTGTLNERDGVSNESAKATDPTSKSETKPEENEIKARVDAMWEQMNKGVPTKTLKSFPNKRSSSESKKTKKSSKNWMAYLGLAPNTGSLRHVLPHKEPSVMQDSTSDEAKRLAAAAALSAVKDATAIAAGWGKVEITEVRDFAGQEIEVKKLVDADSKEASEKAKGPAPSAVDAVLEQIKKKQKLSVLDKTKQDWGEFKEENKGLEDELDAYKKSSNQYLEKVSFLQRTDYREFERERDARLALQARRKPDMREDL
- the LOC121237915 gene encoding craniofacial development protein 1 isoform X2 — encoded protein: MWEQMNKGVPTKTLKSFPNKRSSSESKKTKKSSKNWMAYLGLAPNTGSLRHVLPHKEPSVMQDSTSDEAKRLAAAAALSAVKDATAIAAGWGKVEITEVRDFAGQEIEVKKLVDADSKEASEKAKGPAPSAVDAVLEQIKKKQKLSVLDKTKQDWGEFKEENKGLEDELDAYKKSSNQYLEKVSFLQRTDYREFERERDARLALQARRKPDMREDL
- the LOC121238046 gene encoding stress-response A/B barrel domain-containing protein HS1; protein product: MGEAEGLVKHVLLARFKDETPQDEIDQLIKGYANLVNLVEPLKSFHWGGDVSIESLHQGFTHVFESTFESTEGIAEYIAHPAHVEFSNLFLPKLDKVLVIDYKPTTVQI
- the LOC121237971 gene encoding uncharacterized protein LOC121237971, whose product is MIDAPKLDFFESFLQTLAAQSLNGCDDQHNTDILPRLQAYYNNYKVVKIKPLSGQRELWWATTWWVTELGGGAMIYTVVCDAECIKTTKTTCGGRRSLVAGRRYCGGRRILVAGTKLGGGDVRTFLTVAVVHGAVIWGRGTGCSQWEGLLNEGVQAVIRWAVSKRNCFRVDAPPTISHRHQKSWQKSQQPDQVQTGYFNITSKRRNGRIRRESV